In Limnobaculum parvum, one DNA window encodes the following:
- the dxs gene encoding 1-deoxy-D-xylulose-5-phosphate synthase, with product MSLDINRYPLLALVNNPDDLRLISKDSLPKLCDELREYLLNSVSRSSGHLASGLGTVELTVALHYVYNTPFDHIVWDVGHQAYPHKILTGRRDQMPTIRQKDGLHPFPWREESEYDVLSVGHSSTSISASLGLAIAAQREAKGRHVACVIGDGAITAGMAFEAMNHAGDVKPDMLVILNDNEMSISENVGALNNHLAQILSGKLYSTLRESGKMVLSGLPPIKELVKRTEEHLKGMVVPGTLFEEFGFNYIGPIDGHDVQALVQTLKNMRSLKGPQLLHIMTKKGKGYAPAEKDPIGWHGVPKFDPATGTQQKGGSAHPSYSSVFGDWLCETAANDKKLMAVTPAMREGSGMVRFSREYPDQYFDVAIAEQHAVTFAAGLAIGGFNPIVAIYSTFLQRAYDQVIHDVAIQKLPVMFAIDRGGIVGADGPTHQGAFDLSYLRCIPEMVVMTPSDENECRQMLYTGYHYQDGPVAVRYPRGNGIGVELEPLAILPMGKAKVRRNGEKVAILNFGTLLPDALQAAEQLNATVVDMRFVKPLDESLILELAESHDALITLEENAIMGGAGSGVNELLMAYRKAIPVLNLGLPDEFIAQGGQEEVRAELRLDATGIVEQYQEWCKG from the coding sequence ATGAGTCTTGATATAAATCGATATCCACTGTTGGCGTTAGTTAATAACCCCGACGATCTACGCCTGATATCAAAAGATAGCCTGCCTAAGCTCTGCGATGAGCTGCGTGAATACCTGCTGAACAGCGTTAGTCGCTCCAGCGGTCATCTGGCTTCAGGTCTGGGTACCGTAGAACTGACGGTAGCGTTGCACTACGTCTATAATACGCCATTCGATCATATCGTTTGGGATGTGGGTCATCAGGCTTATCCCCATAAGATTCTGACCGGTCGCCGCGATCAAATGCCAACTATTCGTCAGAAAGACGGGCTTCACCCTTTTCCTTGGCGTGAAGAGAGTGAATATGATGTGTTGTCGGTTGGGCATTCCTCCACGTCGATCAGTGCCAGCCTAGGATTAGCTATTGCCGCCCAGCGTGAAGCTAAAGGTCGTCATGTTGCCTGCGTTATCGGTGACGGTGCCATTACCGCCGGTATGGCATTTGAAGCCATGAACCACGCCGGCGATGTCAAACCCGACATGTTGGTGATTCTAAACGACAATGAAATGTCGATTTCAGAAAACGTGGGTGCCCTGAATAATCATTTGGCACAAATTCTCTCCGGTAAGCTCTACTCCACACTGCGTGAAAGCGGAAAGATGGTGCTATCTGGCTTACCGCCAATTAAAGAGTTGGTCAAACGCACGGAAGAACACCTGAAAGGCATGGTGGTACCCGGTACGTTATTTGAAGAGTTCGGTTTTAACTATATTGGCCCAATTGACGGGCACGATGTACAGGCGCTGGTTCAAACCCTAAAAAATATGCGTAGCCTGAAAGGGCCTCAATTGCTGCATATTATGACGAAAAAGGGCAAAGGCTATGCGCCAGCAGAGAAAGACCCTATTGGCTGGCATGGTGTACCGAAGTTCGATCCGGCAACCGGCACTCAGCAAAAAGGCGGTAGTGCTCATCCAAGTTATTCCAGCGTGTTTGGTGACTGGTTGTGCGAAACGGCAGCCAATGACAAAAAGTTGATGGCAGTTACACCGGCCATGCGTGAAGGCTCAGGCATGGTGCGTTTTTCTCGCGAATATCCAGATCAGTATTTTGACGTAGCTATAGCAGAACAGCATGCGGTGACTTTCGCTGCCGGGCTGGCGATTGGTGGATTTAATCCAATCGTGGCTATTTACTCCACTTTCCTGCAGCGGGCATACGACCAGGTGATCCACGATGTCGCTATCCAGAAGCTACCCGTCATGTTTGCTATCGATCGCGGCGGCATTGTTGGAGCCGATGGACCAACCCATCAGGGCGCTTTTGACCTCAGCTATTTACGTTGCATCCCTGAAATGGTGGTAATGACGCCAAGCGATGAGAATGAATGCCGTCAGATGCTGTATACCGGCTATCACTATCAGGACGGCCCGGTTGCAGTACGTTATCCTCGTGGTAACGGTATCGGCGTTGAGCTGGAACCGCTTGCCATATTGCCGATGGGGAAAGCTAAAGTTCGTCGTAACGGTGAGAAAGTCGCCATCCTTAACTTTGGTACTTTGCTGCCGGACGCACTACAGGCAGCCGAGCAATTAAATGCTACCGTTGTGGATATGCGCTTTGTTAAGCCTTTGGATGAATCGCTGATTCTTGAACTTGCTGAGTCACACGACGCATTAATTACACTGGAAGAGAACGCCATTATGGGCGGTGCCGGTAGCGGCGTGAATGAACTGCTGATGGCGTATCGTAAGGCCATTCCGGTATTGAATCTTGGGTTGCCTGATGAGTTTATTGCTCAGGGTGGACAAGAAGAGGTTCGGGCGGAATTAAGATTAGACGCCACAGGGATTGTTGAACAGTATCAAGAGTGGTGTAAAGGTTAA
- the ispA gene encoding (2E,6E)-farnesyl diphosphate synthase, with the protein MSSFNQLQSEHRQRVDQALEHYLSALPFHQAPLVEAMRYGALLGGKRLRPFLVYATGEMLGLSIQNMDAPAAAIECIHAYSLIHDDLPAMDDDDLRRGQPTCHIKFGEAHAILAGDALQTLAFSILSDAPMPDVQTTSRLAMISELAYASGASGMCAGQALDLEAEKKKTNLEELERIHRHKTGALIRSAIRLAALAAGERGKTILPTLDRYANAVGLAFQVQDDILDVVGATEKTGKRQGADLQHEKSTYPALLGIDGAQSKALDLYREAMDALSELASQSYNTASLEALAGFIIERDN; encoded by the coding sequence ATGTCCTCATTTAATCAGCTTCAATCAGAACATCGCCAGCGTGTTGATCAAGCGCTCGAACACTATCTTTCTGCCTTACCGTTCCATCAGGCACCACTGGTCGAAGCTATGCGATATGGTGCCCTATTGGGAGGAAAGCGTCTGCGACCATTTTTGGTTTATGCTACCGGTGAAATGCTCGGTTTAAGCATACAAAATATGGATGCTCCCGCAGCAGCTATTGAGTGTATCCATGCTTATTCATTAATTCATGACGATTTACCTGCGATGGATGATGACGATTTACGTCGTGGTCAACCAACCTGTCATATTAAATTTGGTGAAGCTCACGCCATTCTGGCGGGTGATGCGTTACAGACGCTGGCATTTTCTATTCTGAGCGATGCGCCAATGCCAGATGTACAAACTACGTCCCGTCTGGCAATGATTAGTGAATTAGCCTACGCCAGCGGTGCCTCCGGTATGTGTGCCGGACAGGCGCTGGATCTGGAAGCGGAAAAGAAAAAAACCAATTTAGAAGAGCTGGAACGTATCCACCGCCATAAAACGGGTGCGTTAATTCGTTCTGCTATTCGGCTTGCCGCACTGGCTGCGGGGGAACGTGGTAAAACTATCCTGCCAACCCTTGACCGTTATGCTAATGCCGTTGGTTTAGCTTTTCAGGTACAGGACGATATCCTCGACGTGGTTGGTGCGACAGAGAAGACCGGCAAGCGCCAAGGCGCAGATTTACAACATGAAAAAAGCACTTACCCTGCACTGCTTGGCATTGACGGCGCTCAGTCTAAAGCGTTGGACTTATACCGGGAAGCGATGGATGCACTATCAGAATTAGCATCACAGTCTTATAATACCGCTTCGCTGGAAGCACTGGCCGGTTTTATTATCGAACGTGATAACTAA
- the xseB gene encoding exodeoxyribonuclease VII small subunit yields MPKKTPPPASFETALGELEQIVSRLESGDLPLEEALNEFERGIQLARQGQQQLQQAEQRVQILLNSEPEAPLSPFNQDEA; encoded by the coding sequence ATGCCGAAAAAAACACCTCCGCCAGCCAGTTTTGAAACTGCATTAGGCGAGCTGGAACAAATTGTGAGTCGTCTTGAAAGTGGTGACCTTCCACTGGAAGAAGCATTAAACGAGTTTGAGCGCGGTATTCAACTGGCGCGTCAGGGTCAACAGCAATTACAACAGGCTGAACAACGGGTTCAAATATTGTTAAACAGCGAGCCAGAAGCACCGTTGTCTCCTTTTAATCAGGATGAAGCCTGA
- a CDS encoding protein adenylyltransferase SelO has product MPKFIHSYYDELPGFYTELEPTPLNQAQLLYHSKPLAKELGLEDSLFSADNQKIWSGETLLPGMKPLAQVYSGHQFGVWAGQLGDGRGILLGEQLTASGKRMDWHLKGAGLTPYSRMGDGRAVLRSVVREFLASEALHHLGIPTTRALSIVTSQQPVFREQPEPGAMLMRIAESHIRFGHFEHFYHRHQQEQVQQLADYTIRHHWPQWQEQPERYFLWFKDIAERTAEMIALWQSVGFAHGVMNTDNMSILGITMDFGPYGFLDDYAPEYICNHSDYQGRYAFSNQPAVAYWNLHRLANALSGLMTTEQLQAGLASYEPALMAAYGRQMRAKLGFFTQDPQDNDLLNQLLDMMAKEKRDYTQTFRSLSEVEQTSSSIALRDEFIDRQRFDGWYQAWRKRLQQESVDDAQRQRVMKAANPQRILRNYLAQQAIEAAEKGDVSVLAHIHQGLMNPYIDSPEFSDLARLPPDWGKRLEISCSS; this is encoded by the coding sequence ATGCCAAAATTTATTCATTCCTATTACGATGAACTACCCGGTTTTTATACTGAACTGGAACCAACGCCTTTGAATCAGGCGCAGCTGTTATATCACAGCAAGCCATTGGCAAAAGAGCTAGGGCTGGAAGATTCACTGTTTTCTGCTGACAATCAGAAAATCTGGTCAGGGGAGACATTACTGCCGGGAATGAAACCGCTGGCTCAGGTATACAGCGGTCATCAGTTTGGGGTTTGGGCAGGGCAACTTGGCGATGGACGCGGTATTTTGCTGGGGGAGCAACTGACCGCCAGCGGAAAAAGGATGGACTGGCATCTAAAAGGTGCCGGTCTGACGCCATATTCCCGCATGGGAGACGGCCGAGCGGTGTTGCGCTCGGTGGTCAGAGAGTTTTTAGCTTCTGAAGCGCTTCATCATTTAGGCATTCCAACGACCCGTGCATTATCTATCGTTACTAGCCAACAGCCGGTGTTTCGCGAGCAGCCAGAACCAGGCGCTATGCTAATGCGAATCGCCGAGAGCCATATCCGCTTTGGTCATTTCGAACATTTTTATCATCGTCACCAACAGGAGCAAGTACAGCAGTTGGCGGATTACACCATTCGTCATCATTGGCCCCAATGGCAGGAACAACCAGAGCGCTACTTCCTTTGGTTTAAAGATATTGCTGAGCGAACGGCAGAAATGATTGCGCTCTGGCAGTCGGTAGGCTTTGCTCATGGGGTCATGAATACCGACAATATGTCGATTCTGGGTATTACCATGGATTTTGGCCCTTATGGTTTTCTGGATGATTATGCCCCTGAATACATCTGTAATCACAGCGATTATCAGGGGCGTTATGCCTTCAGTAATCAACCCGCAGTGGCTTACTGGAACTTGCATCGGTTGGCAAATGCCCTGTCTGGTTTAATGACCACGGAGCAATTACAGGCTGGTTTAGCCTCGTATGAACCTGCGTTGATGGCGGCCTATGGTCGACAGATGAGGGCTAAACTGGGCTTTTTCACTCAGGATCCGCAGGATAATGACCTGTTGAATCAACTGCTAGATATGATGGCAAAAGAGAAACGTGATTACACCCAGACCTTCCGGTCTCTGAGTGAAGTAGAGCAAACAAGCTCAAGTATTGCCTTGCGCGACGAGTTTATCGACCGTCAGCGTTTTGACGGTTGGTATCAGGCATGGCGTAAGCGTTTACAGCAGGAGTCGGTGGACGATGCCCAGCGCCAGCGAGTAATGAAAGCGGCTAATCCACAGCGAATATTACGTAATTATCTGGCCCAACAGGCGATTGAAGCCGCTGAAAAAGGGGATGTCAGCGTATTAGCCCATATTCATCAGGGGCTAATGAATCCTTATATTGATTCCCCAGAATTTAGTGATTTAGCAAGGTTACCCCCGGACTGGGGAAAACGGCTGGAAATCTCCTGTTCTAGTTAA
- the thiI gene encoding tRNA uracil 4-sulfurtransferase ThiI, translating into MKFIIKLFPEITIKSQSVRIRFIKILTGNVRNVLRQRIEECAVVRHWDFLEVRTKDPANGPIIRDALTRIPGIHHILEVDETPYTDMHNIFEQTLANYREQLEGKTFCVRVKRRGKQDFNSQDVERYVGGGLNQHIESAKVNLTNPDVTVRLEIEDDRLIMVQARYAGLGGFPIGTQEDVLSLISGGFDSGVSSYMLMRRGCRVHYCFFNLGGATHEIGVKQVAHYIWSRFGSSHKVRFISVDFAPVVSEILEKVDDGQMGVVLKRMMVRASSAIAERYGVQAIVTGEALGQVSSQTLTNLRLIDNASDTLILRPLISHDKEHIINMARQIGTEDFAKTMPEFCGVISKSPTVKAVKAKIEAEEANFDFTILDKVVEQAVNIDIRQIAEQTQQQITEVETVAAFGSNDVIIDIRSPDEHETSPLKLTEVNIKHIPFYKLGSAFSELDKSKTYLLYCDRGVMSRLQALYLQEQGYSNVKVYRKTA; encoded by the coding sequence ATGAAGTTTATCATTAAGCTGTTCCCTGAAATTACTATAAAAAGCCAGTCCGTGCGTATACGCTTCATCAAAATCCTGACCGGAAACGTGCGTAACGTTTTAAGGCAGCGCATTGAAGAGTGTGCCGTTGTCCGCCATTGGGACTTTCTGGAAGTCAGAACCAAAGATCCGGCTAACGGCCCGATTATTCGCGACGCTCTGACGCGAATCCCCGGTATTCATCACATTCTTGAAGTGGATGAAACGCCCTATACCGACATGCACAATATCTTCGAACAGACGCTGGCTAACTATCGTGAACAGTTAGAAGGTAAAACGTTCTGTGTGAGAGTTAAGCGCCGCGGTAAACAGGATTTTAACTCTCAGGATGTGGAGCGTTACGTTGGTGGTGGTTTGAACCAGCATATTGAGTCAGCCAAAGTGAATCTGACCAATCCGGACGTAACCGTGCGTTTAGAGATTGAAGACGATCGTCTGATTATGGTGCAAGCCCGCTATGCAGGGTTAGGCGGTTTCCCAATTGGTACTCAGGAAGATGTACTGTCATTGATTTCCGGTGGCTTTGACTCGGGTGTTTCCAGTTATATGTTAATGCGCCGTGGATGCCGGGTTCACTACTGCTTCTTCAATTTGGGTGGGGCAACCCATGAAATTGGTGTTAAGCAGGTTGCCCACTATATTTGGAGCCGGTTCGGCAGTTCCCATAAAGTACGCTTTATTTCCGTTGATTTTGCCCCAGTGGTGAGCGAAATTCTGGAAAAGGTGGATGATGGCCAAATGGGCGTGGTGCTTAAACGTATGATGGTCAGAGCCTCTTCAGCGATTGCAGAGCGTTATGGTGTTCAGGCGATTGTCACCGGTGAAGCGTTGGGGCAGGTTTCCAGCCAGACGTTAACTAACCTGCGTTTAATTGATAATGCTTCCGATACGCTGATTTTGCGTCCGCTGATTTCTCATGATAAAGAGCACATTATTAATATGGCTCGCCAGATTGGTACTGAAGATTTTGCCAAAACCATGCCGGAATTCTGCGGTGTGATCTCAAAAAGCCCAACGGTGAAAGCGGTGAAGGCTAAGATTGAGGCCGAGGAGGCAAACTTTGACTTCACTATTCTGGATAAGGTCGTCGAGCAGGCGGTGAATATCGATATTCGCCAGATAGCGGAACAAACTCAACAGCAGATCACTGAAGTAGAAACGGTGGCGGCGTTTGGCAGTAACGATGTGATTATTGATATTCGTTCGCCAGACGAGCATGAAACCAGTCCATTGAAGTTGACGGAAGTGAATATAAAACACATTCCGTTCTATAAGTTAGGTTCGGCATTTAGCGAACTGGATAAATCGAAAACCTATCTGCTGTATTGCGATCGCGGTGTGATGAGTCGTTTGCAGGCATTGTATTTGCAGGAGCAGGGATACAGTAATGTGAAGGTTTATCGCAAGACAGCCTAA
- the ompC gene encoding porin OmpC encodes MKKVIAVLISTIVAAGAAHGAEIYNKDGNKLNLYGKIDGLHYFSSDSSQDGDATYTRFGIQGETQVNQDVVGFGKWEYNVLASSTEGSSNQSFTRLAYAGIKHRTVGSLDYGRNNGILYDVEGWTDVLPEFGGDSYTGADNYMVSRANGVATYRNTDLFGQVEGLNFAVQYQGKNDGQNCDESSGTKVCEDLSRNPHDVQHQNGDGWGISSTYDLGKSISLGAAYSSSNRTGEQKTAGGNIAGGDSADAWTTGLRYNANNVYLAAMYSETNNMTPYGGDGIANKTQNYEVVAQYQFEFGLAPSLAYLQSKGKDLNTNNGQYSSDQDLVKYADVGVTQTFNKNLSAYVDYKINLLDDNSFYKDNGISTDNVVATGLVYQF; translated from the coding sequence ATGAAAAAAGTAATAGCAGTGCTCATCTCAACCATCGTTGCTGCGGGTGCAGCTCATGGGGCCGAAATCTATAACAAGGATGGAAATAAACTTAACCTGTATGGAAAAATAGATGGTTTACATTATTTCTCATCGGATAGCAGCCAAGATGGCGATGCTACTTACACCCGTTTCGGTATTCAAGGTGAAACTCAGGTCAACCAAGATGTGGTTGGCTTTGGGAAGTGGGAATACAACGTTCTTGCCAGTAGCACTGAAGGTAGCAGCAACCAAAGCTTTACCCGTCTGGCTTATGCCGGAATAAAACACCGTACTGTTGGTTCTCTGGATTATGGGCGTAACAACGGTATTTTATACGATGTTGAAGGCTGGACCGACGTACTGCCAGAATTTGGTGGTGATAGTTATACCGGAGCAGATAACTACATGGTAAGCCGAGCTAATGGCGTAGCAACTTACCGTAATACCGATCTGTTTGGTCAGGTTGAAGGTTTAAATTTTGCCGTTCAGTATCAGGGTAAAAATGACGGGCAGAATTGTGATGAATCAAGTGGCACCAAGGTATGTGAAGACCTGAGTCGCAACCCTCATGATGTTCAACATCAAAACGGTGACGGTTGGGGGATCTCCTCCACTTATGACCTTGGGAAAAGTATCAGCTTAGGTGCCGCCTACAGTTCATCCAACCGTACCGGAGAACAAAAAACCGCAGGTGGTAATATTGCCGGTGGTGACAGTGCGGATGCTTGGACTACGGGCCTGCGCTATAACGCGAATAACGTTTATCTGGCAGCCATGTATTCGGAAACCAATAATATGACACCATACGGTGGCGATGGCATCGCCAACAAAACCCAAAACTATGAAGTGGTCGCCCAATACCAGTTTGAATTTGGTTTAGCCCCTTCTCTTGCTTATTTGCAATCCAAAGGCAAAGATTTGAACACCAATAATGGTCAGTATAGTAGTGACCAAGATCTGGTGAAATATGCGGATGTTGGCGTAACACAGACCTTCAACAAAAACTTATCCGCCTATGTGGACTACAAAATTAACCTGTTAGACGATAACAGTTTCTATAAAGACAATGGGATTTCCACCGATAATGTTGTAGCGACAGGTTTGGTGTATCAGTTCTGA
- the yajL gene encoding protein deglycase YajL → MVPRALVCLAHGTEETEAVTTIDLLVRGGIEVITASVEGDGCLNIVCSRGVKLIADHALVDVADEHFDVVVLPGGVKGAECFRDSPLLVERVRQTHLSGNIVAAICAAPALVLEHHNLFPVGNMAVNPGFKHMIPDNKWVDRRVNYDERVNLVTSQGPGTSIDFGLKLIELLINRDKAAEVAEQLIVAPGIYAYL, encoded by the coding sequence ATGGTACCTAGAGCACTGGTTTGCCTAGCTCACGGCACGGAAGAAACCGAAGCGGTTACTACGATTGACCTACTGGTTCGCGGTGGAATAGAAGTGATCACTGCCAGCGTCGAAGGGGATGGCTGCCTGAATATTGTCTGTTCCCGGGGTGTAAAATTAATTGCTGACCATGCATTGGTTGACGTCGCCGATGAGCATTTTGATGTCGTCGTATTGCCAGGCGGAGTAAAAGGTGCGGAGTGCTTTCGGGATAGTCCACTGTTGGTAGAAAGAGTTCGCCAAACTCATCTTAGCGGTAACATTGTCGCTGCGATTTGTGCGGCACCCGCGCTGGTACTGGAACACCACAACCTGTTTCCGGTAGGTAATATGGCCGTTAATCCTGGTTTCAAACATATGATTCCGGATAATAAGTGGGTCGATAGACGGGTCAACTATGATGAACGCGTCAATCTCGTCACCAGCCAAGGACCGGGAACCTCAATCGATTTTGGTCTGAAATTAATTGAGTTGTTGATCAATCGGGATAAGGCCGCCGAAGTTGCCGAGCAGCTTATAGTCGCTCCGGGGATATACGCCTACCTCTAA